The Candidatus Bathyarchaeota archaeon genomic interval GCCATCAAGGACGCCAAGTTAGCTGCGATAGAGGTCTTTCCTGTTCCACCCTTATATGAATGTACAGCTATGGCCTTTCTCAATTCAATGCGCCTCTATGTAGAAGTATACTCCGTGCCCCCTCCTCTTCTTCTTTACGTAGCCTTTCGCGACCAGCTGATTCAGATAATCGCTCTCAGCGGCCCTGACCCTTCCTGTCTTCTTGGAGATCTCAGTCGCTGTAGCTTCACCGAGCTCAGCCAAGGCTAGGGCTGTCTTTCTTAGGTGGTCTGGTAGGGAGAGTAATGTCGCCACATCCAGCGGTAGACCTTCAAATGTGGTCTTCTCTCTAGGTGCCAAGGCCTCTCTGAGACCCTCTTGGAGGGTTACTATCCTGTCCAGTTTGGCTCCTATGCTCTTTATGTTCTCATTCAACTCCTCCAAGAGTTTCACTAAGGCTGTCTGTCCATTCTCAGACATATGGGGGGTCACATCTTCACTATTATTTCTTCCCTAATGTTGTAAAAGTGTTTTGTTGTGTGACAGAATATCTTAGTAGATCTGTGCAACATAAAAACACTTATATAGATTTCAGACAGACACGACAAGGTAAGAGGATAGAAGATGCTGAAGGCCATAACAATAGCGGCCATACTCCTGACACTGATACTCATCCAGCCCAACCTGAGCATGGGAGCTGAATCTCAGGAACAGAATTTTTCAACCCCAAAAAAGGTTGATGCGCCGAAGACAAAGGAAACTTATGGAGGGGCCTTCTCTGAAGGTTTTGAGGAAGGCGTTAAAGGATGGGTCAGTGAGCCTTCATGGTTCGGTAGAACATTGAGGTTTGAGACGGTCTCGAAGCCGAGCCCAGTATATGATGGAAAATACTCACTCCTAGTTACAGGGAAGGGCTCCAAACCCAGGCAAGCATCCCAGATAAGATGGATATACGATCTCTCGGACAGAAGCATAAAGGTTGAGCCTAACCTGAGGTTCACATTTGCATGGAGGTTTCCCGAGAAAACATTCAGCCACATAGGGATATTCTTAACCTTCAGCGATGGTAAGATTGGATACTACATATCGAGCTTCTACGGGACATACTCCAACAGCACCAGATCTTACATCTACACGTATTATGAGCCTGAGAACACTTGGCTGATGCATCAAAGAGACATATACAACGATTATGGAGTGGCGTTTGGAAGCATTGGCGGAGAGGTTAAGATAGTTACAGTTGGACTCATACTGTCAGACACCTATGCGACTGGAACACAACAGACAGTTTACTATGATACTGTCGAAATAGCTCCTGAGACAAGAATATCTCCGAGCTTCGCCGCATATTTGGATCCAGCCTCGCACCAGGTCAACCCTGGAGATGTTGTCATATTCACGATTCTGGTCAAGCCTATTGGAGCATATAGGGGAGGGGTTACAGTGAACCTTTCAAACGTTCCTTCAGGATTCGTCGCAAGCCTATCTCAAGATTCAGGAACCCCACCATTCATCTCAGGCCTGAGGGTTGCCGTAGGAAACTCAGTAAATCTCGGAACCTACAGACTACTGATCGCAGTTTCAGATAGGGAAAACATGAGATTGATAAACGCAACTCTGAACGTCGACAAGAAGTTCAGGTTCAACTTTGAAGTCAAACCGAATACGCAGATAGTTGGCCTGGGCAGCTCAACATATTTTAAACTCAGCCTCAGTCTGACCGAACCTTATGGTGCGGCCCATATCAGACTCTCAGCCTCAGGCCTACCCAGAAACACATCCTACACGATGAATCCTGAATCACTCACCCTAACAAATAGAACCATATTAAACTCAACCTTGACCATTGGAGTAACTGTCTTCGCACCCCCAGGAAACTATCCAATCCAATTTACTGCTACAGACATGGATCAAGGCTTAAACTCCACATTAAAGGCGGTCTTGGTGATCTCAGGAGCATCATTCACAGTAGATGTTGCCGCTGATAGGCCGACCTACAAGCAGGGTGAGAAGGTAACATTATCAGGGGCCGTCAAGTATCTTGAGGATCTCCCAGCCCAGGGAGGCACAGTCTCAATACAGGTTCTCAGCCCAAGCGGAACGACGGTCCACGTCGCCTCAACAATCACAGATATCTCAGGAAGATACTCAGACAACTTCACCCTCCCTAAGCAGGCTGAGATTGGAACATACAATGTATATGTAACAGTCTCCCTCCCAGGATACCAGGACAGTCAGGGCCAAGCAACCTTCACTGTAGGTGAGAGTCAGACACCGAGCATAACCATATTGAACCTCTACCTCACAGATATAGCTGGCCACAACAGGTCGAGTTTTACGCCTGGAGAAACAGTCATAGTTAGAGTCGTAGTCCATAATGGTGGGGCTGAACTCAAGAATGGAATGATCTGGGTTGAAGTCGCCAACCCTGAGGGAGTACCGATCTCAGTCACTTTCATCGAGTTGACTGTAAGCAAAGGGAGCAAGATCACTTTGGGTGTGAGCACAGTCCTCTCTGGAGGCGCGGTTACAGGATACTACTCCGCAAACAGCTACGTATCAGACAAAATGATCTCTCAAGGAGGAAAATTCTTCGCGAACGCCAAGACAGTATTCCAAGTTTATTGAAAATGTTTTCGACGAGTCTTTCGGATCCGTGTCAACCTGTCTTCTTTAGATACTTGACCGCACTCAAAGCAGCCACACACCCTTCACCGACAGCCTTAGCGACCTGGAAAGGTGGTCCACAAACATCTCCGGCCGCAAATACCCCCGGAATATTTGTCTCCTGGGACTTCCCTGTAACTATGAAACCTTCGCCGTCGATATTGACACCGATCTTTGAAGCCAACTCAACAGCACCCTTCTGACCCAACTCTATGAAAACCCCATCAACATCAACCGCTGATTCTTCGAGAATAAGTCTCTCAACCTTATCGCTACCCTGAATCTCCTTCACCTTTCCATGCAGCAACTCCACACCCGAAGACTCTAACTGATGTCTCAGCCTATCACTGACGTCGAGACCCTCAGAGACAAGGTATACTTTCTCAGCATATGCTGACAGGAGGACTGCACCGCTTGCAGCAGCCGAGCCGTCGCCTATGACTGCAACCCTCTTACCCTTGAAGAAGTTTGCGTCACATTCGACACAGTAACTGACACCTCTGCCAACATACTCTGACTCACCTTTAACCCCCAACCTATTCTTTCTAATCCCTGTTGCGAAGATCAATGTCTTCGCAGAGATCTCTAATCCGGAATCAGTCTCAACCTTGAATCCACCATCACCCTTCACAATGTCAAGAACTTCATCCTCAAGTATCTCCGCACCGAACTTTACCGCCTGATCGATCCCACCCTTTAGAAACTCTAATCCCTGATGGATCCCATCTATACAACAGTAATTCTCAATGTGGGCTTTAGCCAGGCCACTATACCTAACCTTCCCAACCAAGATTGTTCTCAACCTACTTCTTGCAGCGTGGATCGCAGCTTGCAAGCCAGCTGGTCCTGCACCAATGATCAGTATGTCGGTGGACATTTTATTCCTAGCCAATATTATCTCGCCAAAAAGATCTGGATAAGCCCGTCCTA includes:
- a CDS encoding transcriptional regulator, giving the protein MSENGQTALVKLLEELNENIKSIGAKLDRIVTLQEGLREALAPREKTTFEGLPLDVATLLSLPDHLRKTALALAELGEATATEISKKTGRVRAAESDYLNQLVAKGYVKKKRRGHGVYFYIEAH
- a CDS encoding FAD-dependent oxidoreductase, with the translated sequence MSTDILIIGAGPAGLQAAIHAARSRLRTILVGKVRYSGLAKAHIENYCCIDGIHQGLEFLKGGIDQAVKFGAEILEDEVLDIVKGDGGFKVETDSGLEISAKTLIFATGIRKNRLGVKGESEYVGRGVSYCVECDANFFKGKRVAVIGDGSAAASGAVLLSAYAEKVYLVSEGLDVSDRLRHQLESSGVELLHGKVKEIQGSDKVERLILEESAVDVDGVFIELGQKGAVELASKIGVNIDGEGFIVTGKSQETNIPGVFAAGDVCGPPFQVAKAVGEGCVAALSAVKYLKKTG